Proteins encoded together in one Orbaceae bacterium lpD01 window:
- a CDS encoding UUP1 family membrane protein: MRSLSLHLKALIAIFLVLGLSIIAYQIFVQKTPVTENEVDNLWTIDAKISFDVRNGPKPVRVQFYIPPKSDYYTISNELFLAKDYGQNIDISQPDNRFVVWSARKVTGKQTLYYRLNVTKRYADEVSNTSKGLTWREPIATKGADALAVDALVNEIRSKSSNIATFISAAINLINDSNNDNVNLLLAGDKSTENKVKVIELVLSQAYIPIQRVQTLKLASGGVQTPSLWIRSYYVDATKKSDNNSNISSSSNSNELIGQWHYFNPLTGNIGLPDDQIVWWTGDDKVLTVDNGINSHVTFSLEKSELAALSLAKLSNEFNSQTDYSFYSLPLNTQDAYKIMLMIPFGVLMILFFRNIVGINTLGTFTPVLIALAFRETGLVFGIVFFSIIVAIGLSLRSYLEHLKLQMLPRLSIVLTFVVLLIIFVGLLSHKLGFDQGLSITLFPMVILTMTIERLSITWEERGSSFAFRVAIGTLFTSSIAYAVMGFKPFNYFVFTFPAILLILIAFMLMMGRYRGYRLTELFRFKALLK, translated from the coding sequence ATGCGTTCTTTATCTTTACACCTCAAAGCACTTATCGCGATATTCTTAGTTTTAGGTCTGTCGATTATTGCCTATCAAATCTTTGTGCAAAAAACGCCAGTCACGGAAAATGAAGTCGATAATCTCTGGACTATCGATGCCAAAATCAGTTTTGATGTGCGCAATGGGCCTAAACCTGTACGGGTACAATTTTATATTCCGCCTAAATCTGATTACTACACGATTTCTAATGAACTGTTTTTAGCCAAAGATTATGGTCAAAATATTGATATCAGTCAGCCGGACAATCGTTTTGTGGTCTGGTCGGCGCGTAAAGTGACCGGTAAACAGACTTTATATTATCGTTTAAATGTCACCAAACGTTACGCCGATGAGGTGAGTAATACCAGTAAAGGCCTAACCTGGCGTGAACCTATTGCGACCAAAGGCGCTGATGCATTAGCGGTCGATGCCTTAGTCAATGAGATTCGTTCCAAATCCTCTAATATTGCGACGTTTATCTCGGCAGCCATTAATCTGATTAATGACAGTAATAACGATAATGTGAATTTATTACTCGCCGGGGATAAAAGCACCGAGAATAAGGTCAAAGTGATTGAGCTGGTCTTATCACAGGCTTATATTCCGATTCAACGTGTTCAGACTTTGAAATTAGCATCGGGCGGCGTGCAGACGCCTTCATTATGGATTCGCAGCTATTATGTTGATGCCACCAAAAAAAGTGACAATAACAGTAATATTAGCAGTAGTAGTAATAGTAATGAGTTAATCGGCCAGTGGCACTATTTTAACCCTTTAACCGGCAATATTGGTTTGCCGGATGATCAAATTGTCTGGTGGACTGGCGATGATAAAGTCTTGACGGTGGATAATGGCATCAACAGCCATGTGACCTTTAGTCTGGAAAAAAGCGAGCTGGCTGCCTTGAGTCTGGCCAAGTTATCCAATGAGTTTAACAGTCAAACCGACTACTCTTTTTACAGTTTACCGCTCAACACGCAAGATGCTTATAAAATCATGCTAATGATTCCCTTTGGCGTCTTAATGATTCTGTTTTTCCGTAACATTGTCGGCATCAATACCCTTGGTACCTTTACACCGGTGCTGATCGCTTTAGCCTTTAGAGAGACCGGACTAGTGTTTGGCATTGTATTCTTCTCTATTATTGTCGCGATAGGTTTATCGCTGCGGTCTTACTTAGAACATTTGAAACTGCAAATGTTGCCCCGCTTATCGATCGTGCTGACGTTTGTGGTCTTGCTGATTATTTTTGTTGGCCTGTTAAGCCATAAACTCGGTTTTGATCAAGGGCTCTCTATTACCTTATTCCCGATGGTTATTTTAACCATGACAATTGAGCGCTTATCGATTACCTGGGAAGAGCGGGGTAGTTCATTCGCTTTTCGAGTGGCGATAGGTACACTGTTTACCTCATCGATCGCTTATGCCGTAATGGGCTTCAAGCCGTTTAACTATTTTGTGTTTACGTTCCCGGCCATTTTACTGATTTTAATCGCCTTTATGTTGATGATGGGACGTTATCGTGGCTATCGCCTGACAGAGCTGTTTCGTTTTAAAGCGCTGCTAAAATAG
- a CDS encoding alpha-L-glutamate ligase-like protein, with protein MLNLIKTWRALREKGIIGINQRNADYILNYNQRRLYPLVDDKIITKQLAIAAGIHVPELYGVVKTEHDISKVSELLAHHNDFVIKPAQGSGGDGIIVIANRYDDNRFKTVSGRLITLAEIEYQLSNIITGLYSLGGMRDSALIEYRVKPDPIFKRISFEGVPDIRIIVLKGYPVMAMVRLPTRQSNGKANLHQGAIGVGIDLATGRTLNGTWLNEKIHRHPDTDNHVSGLALPDWDKFMHLAASCYELVGLGYIGVDLVLDEEKGPLILELNARPGLNIQIANDMGLYKRTSVVEAHLAELAKQGITESVEERLRFVKQHFAITDTRTD; from the coding sequence ATGTTAAATCTAATTAAAACCTGGCGAGCATTAAGAGAAAAGGGCATTATCGGGATTAATCAGCGTAATGCTGACTATATTCTTAACTATAATCAGCGCCGTCTTTATCCGCTGGTTGATGATAAGATTATCACCAAACAACTGGCCATTGCTGCCGGGATTCATGTGCCTGAGCTGTATGGCGTGGTCAAGACTGAACACGATATCTCAAAAGTCAGTGAACTACTCGCCCATCATAATGATTTTGTGATTAAGCCGGCACAAGGCTCAGGTGGCGATGGGATTATTGTGATTGCCAATCGTTATGATGATAATCGCTTTAAAACGGTTTCTGGTCGCTTAATCACGTTAGCTGAGATTGAGTATCAGCTATCAAATATCATTACCGGATTATATTCACTGGGCGGCATGCGCGATAGTGCATTGATCGAATATCGGGTTAAACCAGATCCGATCTTTAAGCGCATCAGTTTTGAAGGAGTACCGGATATCCGTATTATTGTTTTAAAGGGCTATCCGGTGATGGCCATGGTCCGTTTACCAACTCGGCAATCGAACGGCAAGGCGAATTTGCATCAAGGGGCGATCGGGGTCGGTATCGATTTAGCAACGGGCAGAACGCTCAATGGTACCTGGTTAAACGAAAAAATTCATCGCCATCCTGATACGGATAACCATGTGAGTGGCCTGGCACTACCCGACTGGGATAAGTTTATGCATCTGGCGGCCAGCTGTTATGAATTAGTCGGATTAGGTTATATTGGTGTCGATCTGGTGCTGGATGAAGAAAAGGGCCCATTAATTTTAGAACTTAATGCCCGTCCGGGCTTGAATATTCAGATTGCTAATGACATGGGGCTGTATAAACGCACCAGTGTGGTCGAAGCGCATTTAGCCGAACTAGCCAAGCAAGGCATCACTGAAAGTGTCGAAGAACGACTGCGTTTTGTGAAACAGCATTTTGCTATAACCGACACAAGAACCGATTAA